Genomic window (Toxotes jaculatrix isolate fToxJac2 chromosome 10, fToxJac2.pri, whole genome shotgun sequence):
GCTTTGAAAACCCTGTGTCAGCAGCAGTAAGAGGAATTTGCAGGATATTAGCAGCCTCTTTTCACCTTGTATCCCACAGGAGGTTTTATGTGTTAATATCCATATAACCCTTTcagctctccctcttctctgttcTCCCTGTTGAAGTGTTCAGTTTTGAAGAAGTAAACATGTTGCTGCTGCCTGGGGACCCTCATTTCAAAAACACTAGCTCTGTTCAGTTTGTCACACTTTCTCACTGTTTTACAGTAAGTATCCGGTTACTTAAAGGATAATGAAATCAAAGTAGCGCTGTTTCTCTCAGCAAAAGGATCTGGGCTCACAGCATTAGTCACACAGTGAGAAAAACGTCCTTGTTGTTGAGCAGGAAACATCTCACTGCTGTTGTCTTGACCTTTTTCTGTGTGCAGACATTTGAGTACAAGTCAGAAGAATAACATAAGTTGGAAACAGCACAGTACTGTACAGAATTCCTAAGGGAAGCTATTTCAGAGAAGATTCTTGATAAGTTCTGTGTGCAGCTTTTAACTGACTTTTGCTGCACTATTAActcaaaatacacacatttagaaaattTTCTCAAATGTCTAGTAACTTTCGATGTATAATGGAGCGTTAGATTAaataatacaacaaaaacaatacaaaaaagaaCCTGTCCTGACTGCTTTAATTCTTTGgtttttcagttgtttctgAATGGCCAATATGAACATGCCTGACAAGCAGATGTTTACTACAAAGGATGTAAGAGCTGGTAACGGTTGTGAGCTCTGCTTTGTTGTGAAAGCACAGGACTGAGGCCTTGTTTAGCTCAGTGGCATTAACTCTTGGTAACTGCATGACTCTGCTGCGGGGTTGAATAAATGCACCAGGATCAAGCTGCAGGCAGGATACTTCCTCTGATTATTAGCACAGGAAGTGTGCATGGAGGGAGGCAGGAAATCCTCCCACTGTTAGCAGCATGCCTGCCTGATTGGCTCACTTGTAAACGTGtgacgtgtgtgttttgacaaAGGGTTAATATTCagtaatatattatttttactttttattttctcaaactgggtgttttcactggagaacatacactcactgagcgCTTTATTAGGAgcacctgcacacctgcttaGTCATGCTGTTAGccagtcagccaatcacgtgTCAGCAGGGCAGTgtataaaatcatgcagatacaggtcaggagcttcagttaatgttcgcATCAGAATGGGCAAGAAATTTGATCTCAGTGTTGGTGCTAGGCGAACTGGTTGGGGTATTTCTGAAaatgctgatctcctgggattttcacacttGGCTGTCTCTAGAGTTTATTCACAagggtgttaaaaaaaaaaaaaaaacatccagcgagcagcagctctgtgaatgGAAACGCCTTGTTGATGAGTGAGGTCAGAAGAGAATggccagactggttggagctgacagaaatgctgcagtaactcagataaccagtgtttacaactgtggtgagcagaaacaCATCTCACAACACGTCGAACCTTTAAGTCTATGGATGACAACAGCAGAAGACAACTTTGTGTTCCACTTCTGTCTGCCAAGAGCGGActtctgaggctgcagtgggcacaagCTGAAGTTGGagactggaaaaacatatcCTGGTCTGAGGAATCTGGATTTTTGTTGCAGGCACGCAGATgttagggtcagaatttggcatcaaccgCATGGATCCATGGTCACAATCTGCCTTGTGttaacagtccaggctgctggtggtgtcgTTAGGGTGTGGGGATGTTTTCTTCACActacttccagcatgataatgcaccatgtcacaaagcaaaagtcgtctcaaactggtttcgtgaacatgacaatgagttcagtgGCCTTCACTGGGTTCCTctgtcaccagatctgaatccagtagaacacctttgggatgtggcaaaacagaaatgatgtgattgAGTTATGTCAACATGGCCCAGAACCTCAAGGGAATGTTTACAACATCTTGTAGAATCCATGCCACGAAGATTTGACTATGTTTTCAGAGCAAAGCGAGGCCCCACCCAGAATTAGTATAGTTTTCCCAGTTAAGTtctcagtgagtgtgtgcgttgCTTGTGCTtcccctttgtgtgtgtgtgtgtgtgtgtgtgtgtgtgtgtgtgtgtgtgtgtgtgtgtgtgtgtgtgtgtgtgtgtgtgtgtgtgtgtcacagctgctATAAGCATAGCTCTGGTGGATCTGACTCTCCCTTTTAGAAAACACGAGTGAGTGTGTAGACAGAGAGGTgtagaggcagacagacacggTCTCTCTGACCTAGTTAAGCTGATGTGTAGGGATGTATCAAAGGGTATCTTTGTCTGTCAGCATCACAGTTTCTGCAGCGCACTGCCTGTCTGCTTTACTGACTGATGAGCTAACAGAATGACTGCAGCCCTGAGCAATGGAGAcagaataaatatgaaaatctcTCTGACAAATACCTGTATGGATGCATGTTGATGTAACgtgttgaaatgaaaataaatagaataaaaataaaaatatgacaaaatatgTTATAATAGTTGTTCATGGAGAGGGTGAACGGCTAACGGACTAAATCTTTGGCTGTGGGTGGTAATGCATTGTGctctatgttttatttttaaaaccctTTTGGCATGTTTGAATATGTGAAAAGACCCTAAATACGTATTTCCAAGTCAGGTCTTTCCACCACGTTCTTCTGTTCAGAATATCCAGCTGGAGCTTTAAatacactttttgtttgttgtctttgcaGGTTCTGCTGCCAGCAGCGAGTCTCCTCCAGCTGATGGATGTTCGTCAGGTCTGTTGCGAGTTCCTGCAGTCTCAGCTTCACCCCACCAACTGTCTGGGCATCAGAGCCTTCGCTgacctgcacacatgcacacagcttcTCAACCAGGCCCACGCATACGCTGGTAAGCTTCTCGCTGTTCACACCACAAGCCCTGAGTCATCTTtgccactgtgtgtgcatgtgttgtgtggtGTGGTAGGTGGTGGTACTTTTTATGTAACCACACGTTTCAAGAGCCATGAAAAATGCAGACATCTTTGGAAAACTGCTGCATGTCCAGCGAGTTTGAAAATGCCATGTGAAAGTGTTAAAGTATCTTCAGTATTTTCAGTAAAAACATGTCAACATTTGAGCTTTGACCATTGTTGGACATTGGAATTCAATGTCTTGGATCTTACtagataaaatattttgtttgcattgtgtgtaaccctgcatgtttgtgtctctcagaGCAGCATTTCACAGAGGTGGTGCAGGGCGAGGAGTTTCTAGGCCTTACTCTGCAGCAAGTGTGCAGCCTCATCTCCAGTGACAAACTCACAGTCTCCACGGAGGAGAAGGTCAGACAGCacaatgcagacacacacacacatttgaactCTTAAATCAAAGTTTGTCTGTTTCCTTGAgtgtgaaaaaatatatatatgagaaTTTCGCTCATGAGGGATTTTCCAGGAACacaacataacaaaaataatatCTAATGACTATTAAGAAAATGAAGGTATAGTGGGAGCTAGGGTTGTCTTCCAAGACCAGCCCTTCAAAGTATTTTGTGTGTGGACTTGTCTTAAAATGACCAAACCACGACGACTAGCTTGGATGGAAATAGAGACGGGATGACATCTCTGTGTGACGGTAGCCAGTCAACAGGAGGAGCCTGAGGGAGCATCTGTGTGTCGTCCTGCTGTCAGAGTCAAGGTGACTGCTGGTTCAGTCACAGAGACGCAGGGGGAGCCAGACACTGTCACACTATCCATGAAGTGTCAAACCGGATTCATCAGGAGTCACAGTCGGTTCCCACTGAAttatctgctgcagtttgtctttAGGAGGATCAATACAAAAGCTGATGATAAGATCCTGGACACAGACATCTACATCTTttggcatttattttaaaaacagtggAATTGGTCAGTCTCTGTccttgttcagtgttttttttgtgtgtatgtgtgtgtgttggttcaGTTCTGTGGCACATTTTCAGGATGTGAGAAAACTTCCTGTTGTTCCATCTCTGGAGCTTTCACACATTCAGAGGTAGTTAACTCCTCTGCTAAGCTCGCAGTCACACCAGATAAATGGAAATGAATCCAGTTTATTGCCTTAGTTATTTTTATTGCATTACATACATGTGGCAATTCTTTACAcatacaacaacaaacaagcaaacagtcTCCTAAGCTGATGTCCTCCTTGGAGCAACTACAAGCAATACATGCTGATATTTCACTGCAAAAAGAACGGGTAGCTCCTACTCAGATGCTCTTAATTACAGTTCGTATAGTGTTATGTGAAGTCAGCTACATAGTTTGTTGTGTGGTCGACAGAAACTCAGCAGAAGCTGTATCTGTATTTTgtgcaacacagacacacacacagaattacaTTATGACACTTTTTTATTACCGTGTCAGCGTTGCATTGTATTACATTGTACATGTGTggttatttttgtgtgtaaatctgGATTAGAAGTAGCTTTTGCTGTATGTTGGTAGAAAGTTTGGGAGTCATTGATTAATGGCCGTTTTATCATCGTCAGTGTCTCTTTGTGCACTACAAAAGCAGTGCTCAGTCCCTCGTTCTCTCCAGTGGGGCTGCTCCACAGGCCAACAGGAGGTGAtcaactgtgaatgtgtgtgtaaatcaatGAATTTGAAGGAGTAGATTATTGACAGGGTGTGGGGCCTCCACCTAAACTTGTTTTGGACAGAAAAAGGTGTAAAACAAAGGTCTGCCACCTTCAGTGGGCTGATGTCCTGCTGGGAGTGAAGTACAAGCAATCTGTATTGGTATTTCACTATGAAAGAACACAGTATCTGAATGATGCGTTTCACACAGTGTGAAAGTCACTGTATTTCTAGGCCAAAGAAAAGGACTCGGAATtagaaatatgaataaatttTAAAAGTTCGCTCCCTCTCAGAGTCTTGGTCTCTTCATTTTTACTTTACCCCGTTGCGTTCTTTCCCTCACTGCCCTCTGACcctgctctccatctctctcccagGTGTTTGAGGCTATGATAGCTTGGATCAAGCACGATAAGCCTGCTCGCCTGGAGTACATGCCCAAACTGATGGAGCATGTCAGACTTCCACTGCTGTCCAGGGATTACCTGGTACAGGTAAAAGAAATTCTCTCTGCCATGTTAGTCAACCTTCCTCCCCTTTGACTTCACATTATCCACTGTAATATTGTATTATTATCAAATTTCTCACATAATAAATGTAGCTAGTCTTAGTAATAAGTCAGAATAAGCCCCCTGAATGCTGTGAAGCCTATGAGTCACACCAGATGCAGATATGGTTCATCCTCTTCACCAGTGTGAGTGTAAAATTAAGTGTAGCTCTAAATTAATCTGTGTGAGTTTGGTAGCTGTTAATGTCAAACTTGTTCTTGCATATTCAATAGTCAATGTTATACGTTATAGTGTTTGGTAAATAAAGGTGAAATTTGGCTGATATGTGTCCCTGTTTCAGATTGTGGAGAAAGAGGCTTTGATAAAGAACAACAACACCTGTAAAGATTTTCTTATAGAAGCAATGAAGTATCACCTGCTGCCGGCCGACCAGCGGCACCTCATCAAGACAGACAGGACCCGCCCAAGAACACCCATCAGCATCCCcaaggtaaacaaacacacacacatatacctcACAGGCAAACATGCTTAAATTATTCTACTGTCTAACCTTGAcacttgggtgtgtgtgtgcatgggacAGGTGATGATTGTAGTCGGCGGTCAGGCCCCTAAGGCGATCCGCAGTGTGGAGTGTTACGACTTCCAGGAAGATCGTTGGTACCAAGTCGCTGACCTTCCTTCAAGACGCTGCCGGGCaggtcagtttgtgtgtgttgtgcatgaATAGAATCAACACATCAACTGACACAGTCTCAGTAAAAAATGAACTTTTGAGCTTCAAAATTTTATTGAAGTAATTTAATATAATGACACTGTCTTTTAAAAATATTGCTGTTTTCAAGTAAAGTAGTCCCTGTTGCACCTGCAGTAACATAACTTTGACAAATATTAAAGCAGATGAACTGAACCCTATGATTATTTACCTGAATCGTTCAAGATTCAAGACTCCGGGATGCTGtagtgaaatgaactgaaactatCAACTgtgtgaaaagtaaaaaataaatcctgAGTCTGTTGTTAATGAGCTAACACCTCCAAAACCATTAGTAAGGGTATAAttatccaaaaaaaagaaatgctccatgactttcctccaaagtttttttgataattgattTCATTATCTCTACCTTCCCAGGTGTTGTTACCATGGCAGGCCGCGTGTATGCGGTCGGGGGGTTTAACAGTTCACTGCGGGAGAGGACAGTGGACATGTACGACGGAATGAGAGACCAGTGGAGTGCGGTGGCGAGCATGCAGGAGAGGCGCAGTACACTGGGAGCTGCTGTGTTGGGGGATTTATTGTACGCTGTTGGGGGCTTTAATGGAAGTATAGGTATGCACTTATACATACATCATAGATTGGCACAAATGCTGTGGTTAAAATAGTCATTAGTAATTAGttaatgctttatttttgtccacttttgataaacagctgctgtgcacatctggaaaaaaatgggggaaaatgTTCTTGATTCATAGATAAAGGTTCGGGTGTGGTCTATCTGCTGGAAAACAGTTGactaaaaatgtacaaattgaAATTGTCTGGAAAAAATGGAGGTGAACAATGAGTGAGCAGGAAAGATGGTGCAGATAAAGAGAAGGATTGGTCGACAGAGCAAAGTGCTGACTTGGTTTCCTCGTCCAGTTCTTTGAGACGGTTTTCTCCGTCTGACTTAGCGTCTTTATCTGactgtttcctctctcactcGTTACCACCTGAGGCTGAACAGATGTAAGTGCTTGCAGTAGCTCTACTACAGTGTTAACAATAAACACAAGAGACGCGGGAGccattttcctctcatctcttaACACATCTACCGGCTGAGTGTAAAAATGTGAACACCCACAGACTGATCAACACAGGCGTAGTATTTTTCTAACATGTTAATGTGATTCACTAATATGCTCTcctttcccttcttctctcttttgtctctctctctctctttcaggttTGTCGACAGTAGAAGCCTTCAACTATAAAACCAATGAGTGGATTTATGTGGCCTCCATGAACACCAGACGCAGCAGTGTGGGTGTAGGGGTGGTCGATGGTAAGAATGAAGTGTGTTTGACCTGCATGCCATTTCAATGAAgataaaaaaattcaaatgtccTTGATTTCTAAtgaccatgtgtgtgtctgcaggtaaGTTGTATGCAGTAGGAGGCTATGACGGAGCATCCCGTCAGTGTCTCAGCACAGTGGAAGAATACGACCCTGTCACTGATCAGTGGTGCTACGTAGCTGACATGAGCACGCGGCGCAGTggagcaggtacacacacacgcagtatATAATACAGTACATAATGTACACACTGGGAGTAGCAGTAGCAGAAGTAGCAGCTCCACAGAAGCAATGCACAGGTTTACAGAGCTCTGTAGTAAGTGATGCAGCATTGTGCttttttcaacagttttctctgaagcagcagcaccacctgGTGGACTTTGTCTGCAATTGGACAAACAAGAATCTGACCCACAACTATGACTATTGAGTAAAGATCTGTAACAATAAACAgtgctttaattttatttcagcaCTGTAGTGGACTTTATTAAAGAGTCTGTTCACGAGTTGTGTTCTTCATGTTGAAAATCCATTTGGACGTCACTGGATCAGTTCAAAGAAACAGCAGTTCCTCACTGAGCAGTGATCCCAAGAGTAAAATAACTCTGCTCACCACGGCAACATAAAGaaaacttgtgtgtttttttttttttttccaggtgtgggtgtgttgagTGGTCAGCTGTATGCAGCAGGAGGACACGATGGACCTCTAGTGCGGAAGAGTGTTGAGGTTTACGACCCACAAACCAACACCTGGAGGTTGGTCTGTGACATGAACATGTGCAGACGAAATGCAGGTCAGAtaacacccacagacacacacacaccatcaaaTCCATGAAGGGTTTTGCTCATACTTAGTGCTCGTGTCAGTGTTAGAAATTACTAAATGAGCGGTTTAAGAGGCGTCAGATGATGTAAGATCACTGGTGACAGCCACTCCTGTTGATCTTCCTCATCCTCGAAGGATCAAGCAGATGTTAAATGTtttactctgtctctcctcaAGGTGTCTGTGCCATTAACGGTCTGCTGTATGTGATTGGAGGAGACGACGGGTCCTGTAACCTCTCCTCCGTAGAGTTTTACAACCCGGCCACAGACAAGTGGAGCCTCATTCCCACCAACATGAGCAACGGACGAAGCTACGCCGGTATGTCTCAACTGATCATACCACAGGCGACGTAATATGACGACCGTCTTCACATTTTTACCTCACTGTGTAGCGGCgttctctctgcctcactgacTGTCATGTTCTCACTCCTTCAGGAGTTGCGGTTATTGACAAGCCATTATGACCACAGGCATCCCACAGCATCAGCTCTGCGCCAGCAGCCGGTTTCACATTCAAACAGGGAAGTAACTTCTGTGAAAAACTCTGTCCAAACGGACGGGACGCTCTCAGTCCTCAGCTGACTCAATCATGGATGGTTCTtgacagggggaggggggagggtttGGTGCTAACCCACAGCCCGATTGTTGTTTGTATCTCCAAGCCATTTCCCTTACAGCCCTGTGAGATCCTGACTTTTAAGGACAATGTTGCACTGGGTAAAAAAGCAATATCCACGGGAGAGCAGGCTCATAAGaactgtgtgttagtgagaggGTTTTCAAATGCCAAGCACATAACAAGCAGCTGTATCAGCTGAAATAAGACTGACTCGGGCGTtggaaagactttttttgtcaggaaGGAACTGACAAGGAGCATCATCCAGAAATCCTGGAAACCTGGGCACGCCATTTTCAGGagccattttttatttaaattatgaGACTTGCCTCAGTTCTTAGAATATAAATCAGCTTATGGCAACTATTTGCTCACCTCGATTGTTGAGAAATGCACCAAGTTGACTTATTCCTGCGCCGACCGTTGGCAGCTTTGCAGAGAGCTGCCATGCTTTTAGGAAGGCCACAGTTGCCAGAGAGAATTTGTTCTCAGCCTAAAGACCTGAATGTTGGAAAACATCTTATATGCAAAATCAGTattgtatttaatatttttgagaTTGTTTTCACTTCTGTGGCTTCAGACCCAGGCCAGGACTTGATTCTTTGTCGACACACTACTGATGCACTGAAAACTTGCACTGACTGATACAGACCAGCGGGGCTGGGGGGCTTCCGGTCTCTCTGACCAACCAACTGGATCACTGAcctgctgtcagactgtctccattAATGATCACTCTCAA
Coding sequences:
- the klhl3 gene encoding kelch-like protein 3 isoform X6 is translated as MPDKQMFTTKDVLLPAASLLQLMDVRQVCCEFLQSQLHPTNCLGIRAFADLHTCTQLLNQAHAYAEQHFTEVVQGEEFLGLTLQQVCSLISSDKLTVSTEEKVFEAMIAWIKHDKPARLEYMPKLMEHVRLPLLSRDYLVQIVEKEALIKNNNTCKDFLIEAMKYHLLPADQRHLIKTDRTRPRTPISIPKVMIVVGGQAPKAIRSVECYDFQEDRWYQVADLPSRRCRAGVVTMAGRVYAVGGFNSSLRERTVDMYDGMRDQWSAVASMQERRSTLGAAVLGDLLYAVGGFNGSIGLSTVEAFNYKTNEWIYVASMNTRRSSVGVGVVDGKLYAVGGYDGASRQCLSTVEEYDPVTDQWCYVADMSTRRSGAGVGVLSGQLYAAGGHDGPLVRKSVEVYDPQTNTWRLVCDMNMCRRNAGVCAINGLLYVIGGDDGSCNLSSVEFYNPATDKWSLIPTNMSNGRSYAGVAVIDKPL
- the klhl3 gene encoding kelch-like protein 3 isoform X5, whose amino-acid sequence is MFTGDMSESKAHQVEIREVDGQTLRKLVDYIYTAEIEVTEDNVQVLLPAASLLQLMDVRQVCCEFLQSQLHPTNCLGIRAFADLHTCTQLLNQAHAYAEQHFTEVVQGEEFLGLTLQQVCSLISSDKLTVSTEEKVFEAMIAWIKHDKPARLEYMPKLMEHVRLPLLSRDYLVQIVEKEALIKNNNTCKDFLIEAMKYHLLPADQRHLIKTDRTRPRTPISIPKVMIVVGGQAPKAIRSVECYDFQEDRWYQVADLPSRRCRAGVVTMAGRVYAVGGFNSSLRERTVDMYDGMRDQWSAVASMQERRSTLGAAVLGDLLYAVGGFNGSIGLSTVEAFNYKTNEWIYVASMNTRRSSVGVGVVDGKLYAVGGYDGASRQCLSTVEEYDPVTDQWCYVADMSTRRSGAGVGVLSGQLYAAGGHDGPLVRKSVEVYDPQTNTWRLVCDMNMCRRNAGVCAINGLLYVIGGDDGSCNLSSVEFYNPATDKWSLIPTNMSNGRSYAGVAVIDKPL
- the klhl3 gene encoding kelch-like protein 3 isoform X2 is translated as MPAVVSGSGRMDGVSLGLVATPASPRPNCTTDSEEDTVNGGMHTFNQTHMRKAFQLMNDLRSKKMLCDVQLIAGSVEVPAHRVVLASCSPYFCAMFTGDMSESKAHQVEIREVDGQTLRKLVDYIYTAEIEVTEDNVQVLLPAASLLQLMDVRQVCCEFLQSQLHPTNCLGIRAFADLHTCTQLLNQAHAYAEQHFTEVVQGEEFLGLTLQQVCSLISSDKLTVSTEEKVFEAMIAWIKHDKPARLEYMPKLMEHVRLPLLSRDYLVQIVEKEALIKNNNTCKDFLIEAMKYHLLPADQRHLIKTDRTRPRTPISIPKVMIVVGGQAPKAIRSVECYDFQEDRWYQVADLPSRRCRAGVVTMAGRVYAVGGFNSSLRERTVDMYDGMRDQWSAVASMQERRSTLGAAVLGDLLYAVGGFNGSIGLSTVEAFNYKTNEWIYVASMNTRRSSVGVGVVDGKLYAVGGYDGASRQCLSTVEEYDPVTDQWCYVADMSTRRSGAGVGVLSGQLYAAGGHDGPLVRKSVEVYDPQTNTWRLVCDMNMCRRNAGVCAINGLLYVIGGDDGSCNLSSVEFYNPATDKWSLIPTNMSNGRSYAGVAVIDKPL
- the klhl3 gene encoding kelch-like protein 3 isoform X1 gives rise to the protein MPAVVSGSGRMDGVSLGHCLSCLTSLVATPASPRPNCTTDSEEDTVNGGMHTFNQTHMRKAFQLMNDLRSKKMLCDVQLIAGSVEVPAHRVVLASCSPYFCAMFTGDMSESKAHQVEIREVDGQTLRKLVDYIYTAEIEVTEDNVQVLLPAASLLQLMDVRQVCCEFLQSQLHPTNCLGIRAFADLHTCTQLLNQAHAYAEQHFTEVVQGEEFLGLTLQQVCSLISSDKLTVSTEEKVFEAMIAWIKHDKPARLEYMPKLMEHVRLPLLSRDYLVQIVEKEALIKNNNTCKDFLIEAMKYHLLPADQRHLIKTDRTRPRTPISIPKVMIVVGGQAPKAIRSVECYDFQEDRWYQVADLPSRRCRAGVVTMAGRVYAVGGFNSSLRERTVDMYDGMRDQWSAVASMQERRSTLGAAVLGDLLYAVGGFNGSIGLSTVEAFNYKTNEWIYVASMNTRRSSVGVGVVDGKLYAVGGYDGASRQCLSTVEEYDPVTDQWCYVADMSTRRSGAGVGVLSGQLYAAGGHDGPLVRKSVEVYDPQTNTWRLVCDMNMCRRNAGVCAINGLLYVIGGDDGSCNLSSVEFYNPATDKWSLIPTNMSNGRSYAGVAVIDKPL
- the klhl3 gene encoding kelch-like protein 3 isoform X3, producing MSYQSGGHTGLTTSKLHHGLRGGHGEWWDAHLQPDAHEESFPADERPEELIAGSVEVPAHRVVLASCSPYFCAMFTGDMSESKAHQVEIREVDGQTLRKLVDYIYTAEIEVTEDNVQVLLPAASLLQLMDVRQVCCEFLQSQLHPTNCLGIRAFADLHTCTQLLNQAHAYAEQHFTEVVQGEEFLGLTLQQVCSLISSDKLTVSTEEKVFEAMIAWIKHDKPARLEYMPKLMEHVRLPLLSRDYLVQIVEKEALIKNNNTCKDFLIEAMKYHLLPADQRHLIKTDRTRPRTPISIPKVMIVVGGQAPKAIRSVECYDFQEDRWYQVADLPSRRCRAGVVTMAGRVYAVGGFNSSLRERTVDMYDGMRDQWSAVASMQERRSTLGAAVLGDLLYAVGGFNGSIGLSTVEAFNYKTNEWIYVASMNTRRSSVGVGVVDGKLYAVGGYDGASRQCLSTVEEYDPVTDQWCYVADMSTRRSGAGVGVLSGQLYAAGGHDGPLVRKSVEVYDPQTNTWRLVCDMNMCRRNAGVCAINGLLYVIGGDDGSCNLSSVEFYNPATDKWSLIPTNMSNGRSYAGVAVIDKPL
- the klhl3 gene encoding kelch-like protein 3 isoform X4 yields the protein MHTFNQTHMRKAFQLMNDLRSKKMLCDVQLIAGSVEVPAHRVVLASCSPYFCAMFTGDMSESKAHQVEIREVDGQTLRKLVDYIYTAEIEVTEDNVQVLLPAASLLQLMDVRQVCCEFLQSQLHPTNCLGIRAFADLHTCTQLLNQAHAYAEQHFTEVVQGEEFLGLTLQQVCSLISSDKLTVSTEEKVFEAMIAWIKHDKPARLEYMPKLMEHVRLPLLSRDYLVQIVEKEALIKNNNTCKDFLIEAMKYHLLPADQRHLIKTDRTRPRTPISIPKVMIVVGGQAPKAIRSVECYDFQEDRWYQVADLPSRRCRAGVVTMAGRVYAVGGFNSSLRERTVDMYDGMRDQWSAVASMQERRSTLGAAVLGDLLYAVGGFNGSIGLSTVEAFNYKTNEWIYVASMNTRRSSVGVGVVDGKLYAVGGYDGASRQCLSTVEEYDPVTDQWCYVADMSTRRSGAGVGVLSGQLYAAGGHDGPLVRKSVEVYDPQTNTWRLVCDMNMCRRNAGVCAINGLLYVIGGDDGSCNLSSVEFYNPATDKWSLIPTNMSNGRSYAGVAVIDKPL